The Candidatus Acidiferrales bacterium genome has a window encoding:
- a CDS encoding TIGR00282 family metallophosphoesterase, whose translation MRILFIGDIVGAPGRRIVKDRLSDIISQEKIDLAIANCENSASGFGITPRLAEELFAAGAEVLTGGNHIWDRKEIFDYFPHEPRLLRPANFPAGAPGSGLYTGTARNGVGFAVLNLQGRTFMAPIDCPFRAAERELERIPAGVKVILVDIHAETTSEKQAMGWFLDGKVTAVIGTHTHVSTADAHVLPGGTAFITDVGMTGPHDSIIGMDKHGIIERFLNGLPARFEVAEGDVQMHTALIDVDESTGRARSIEHHVFRAD comes from the coding sequence ATGCGCATACTTTTCATTGGCGACATCGTTGGCGCGCCGGGGCGGCGAATCGTGAAAGACCGCCTCTCCGACATCATCTCGCAGGAGAAGATCGATCTCGCCATCGCGAATTGCGAAAATTCCGCGTCTGGCTTTGGTATCACGCCCCGCCTCGCGGAGGAGCTTTTTGCTGCCGGCGCTGAAGTCCTAACGGGGGGAAATCACATCTGGGACCGCAAAGAAATTTTCGATTATTTCCCGCATGAACCGCGCCTGCTGCGTCCTGCGAACTTCCCCGCCGGCGCCCCCGGGAGCGGTCTTTACACTGGCACGGCGCGCAATGGCGTTGGTTTCGCTGTACTCAATCTTCAAGGCCGCACATTTATGGCGCCGATCGATTGTCCTTTCCGTGCCGCCGAACGTGAATTGGAGAGAATCCCAGCCGGGGTTAAAGTGATCCTCGTCGACATTCATGCTGAAACAACTTCTGAAAAGCAGGCCATGGGCTGGTTCCTCGACGGCAAAGTCACAGCGGTGATAGGCACGCACACTCATGTCTCGACAGCCGATGCGCACGTACTTCCGGGAGGCACGGCATTTATCACCGACGTCGGTATGACCGGCCCTCACGATTCCATCATCGGAATGGATAAGCACGGCATCATTGAACGCTTTCTGAACGGCTTGCCGGCTCGTTTTGAAGTCGCGGAGGGCGACGTCCAAATGCACACCGCGCTGATTGACGTGGATGAGTCAACTGGCCGGGCTCGATCCATCGAGCACCACGTCTTTCGCGCCGATTGA
- a CDS encoding efflux RND transporter permease subunit: AVLLIFFILFALYGNFKFPVGIAVGVLITEPVGALLALCVTGTPFSVSSVLGLLALMGVSVETAVILYSFINKLRQGGQDIRSATREAALLRLRPIMMTALVACLGLLPAALSHGIGSDTQRPFAIVIVAGLISRLCLAVFIDPVMYRALAREGDVLQV, from the coding sequence TCGCAGTGCTACTGATATTCTTCATCTTGTTTGCGCTCTACGGAAATTTCAAGTTCCCGGTCGGAATCGCTGTCGGCGTGTTGATCACGGAGCCAGTCGGCGCTCTCCTCGCTCTCTGCGTCACCGGAACTCCCTTCAGTGTCTCCTCCGTGCTCGGCTTGTTGGCTCTAATGGGAGTGTCTGTCGAGACGGCTGTAATTCTCTATTCTTTCATCAATAAGCTGCGTCAGGGCGGCCAGGATATTCGCTCCGCCACGCGCGAAGCCGCGCTCCTCCGCCTTCGTCCCATCATGATGACGGCCCTCGTAGCCTGCTTGGGCCTTTTGCCTGCCGCGCTTTCGCACGGTATCGGCTCTGACACGCAGCGCCCTTTTGCCATCGTCATCGTCGCCGGACTGATCTCCCGTCTTTGCCTCGCCGTATTCATTGACCCCGTGATGTACCGTGCTCTGGCGCGCGAGGGCGACGTCTTGCAGGTGTAG